The following coding sequences are from one Geothrix sp. window:
- a CDS encoding response regulator → MTAVLILLMFVAFVGIDFVVRTSLRRMREGRERQAREAVLNTAIRLDFTHEAKSLKRVAVPNPKARILAVDDESVVLDSFRRILVLEGFSVDTVEHGPEALGLVQRNDYDFVFTDLKMPDMDGVEVVKAVKHLRPDVDVVVITGYGSIETAVQTLQHGACEYVQKPFTADELGDFAKKLLIKREARLEAARRPNVRMVSPEMAEVVPATEFCVPGGAFLSPGHAWVRIEPEGQVRIGIDDFIRKALGTVKEIELPERGKTVKVGETLFTLKGATGTVHVAAPLSGRIEHDNAGLKTDPGELIRSPYDRGWVCLLTPSDLASELSALKIGKPVIDWYQEEITRLRAANGPQGAGPLDWTVFEQQFLGADEHAKA, encoded by the coding sequence ATGACCGCTGTATTGATCCTTCTCATGTTTGTGGCCTTTGTGGGCATCGACTTCGTGGTGCGCACCTCGCTCCGGCGAATGCGGGAGGGCCGGGAACGCCAGGCGCGCGAAGCCGTCCTCAACACGGCCATCCGCCTGGACTTCACCCATGAGGCCAAGAGCCTCAAGCGGGTCGCGGTCCCCAATCCCAAGGCCCGCATCCTGGCCGTGGATGACGAGTCCGTAGTGCTGGACTCCTTCCGGCGCATCCTGGTCCTCGAGGGCTTCAGCGTGGACACGGTCGAGCACGGTCCCGAGGCTCTGGGGCTGGTGCAGCGCAACGACTACGACTTCGTCTTCACCGACCTCAAGATGCCGGACATGGACGGCGTGGAGGTGGTGAAGGCGGTGAAGCACCTCCGTCCCGACGTGGACGTGGTCGTCATCACCGGCTACGGCAGCATCGAGACCGCGGTCCAGACGTTGCAGCATGGTGCCTGCGAGTACGTGCAGAAGCCCTTCACGGCCGATGAGCTCGGCGACTTCGCGAAGAAGCTCCTGATCAAGCGCGAAGCCAGGCTCGAGGCGGCCCGCCGTCCGAACGTCCGCATGGTCTCGCCCGAGATGGCCGAAGTGGTGCCCGCCACCGAGTTCTGCGTGCCAGGCGGCGCCTTCCTGTCTCCTGGCCACGCCTGGGTGCGCATCGAGCCCGAGGGACAGGTCCGCATCGGCATCGACGACTTCATCCGGAAGGCCCTGGGTACGGTCAAGGAGATCGAGCTGCCTGAGCGCGGCAAGACCGTGAAGGTGGGTGAGACCCTGTTCACCCTGAAGGGGGCGACCGGCACGGTCCACGTGGCCGCGCCGCTGTCGGGCCGCATCGAGCATGACAACGCCGGCCTCAAGACCGATCCCGGCGAGCTCATCCGCAGCCCCTATGATCGCGGCTGGGTCTGCCTGCTGACCCCCAGCGACCTCGCCTCGGAACTGTCGGCCCTCAAGATCGGCAAGCCCGTCATCGACTGGTACCAGGAGGAGATCACCCGCCTCCGGGCGGCGAACGGCCCCCAGGGCGCCGGTCCGCTGGACTGGACGGTCTTCGAACAGCAGTTCCTCGGCGCGGACGAGCACGCCAAAGCCTAG
- the groL gene encoding chaperonin GroEL (60 kDa chaperone family; promotes refolding of misfolded polypeptides especially under stressful conditions; forms two stacked rings of heptamers to form a barrel-shaped 14mer; ends can be capped by GroES; misfolded proteins enter the barrel where they are refolded when GroES binds), translating to MAKSIIYAEDARQAILRGVNKLADAVQVTLGPKGRNVLIEKKFGSPLMTKDGVTVAKEIELKDKHENMGAQLVREVASKTSDIAGDGTTTATVLARAIYREGIKAVVSGANTMEIKKGIDLAVDTVVAAIDEIKKPVEGNAIAQVGTISANGDAEIGKIIAEAMAKVGKDGVITVEEAKGRDTELNVVEGMQFDRGYLSPYFVTNPDQMKVELENPYILAYEKKVSNMRDLLPLLEQVVNSRRPLLIIAEDVDGEALATLVVNKIRGTLNVAAVKAPGFGDRRKAMLEDIAVLTGGKAISEDLGLKLENLTLADLGSAKKIVIDKENTTIVEGAGASEAIQGRVKQIRAQVEVSTSDYDKEKLQERLAKLVGGVAVIKVGAASETEMKEKKARVEDAMHATKAAVEDGIVAGGGVALLRSLTKLATLKLTGDQATGVDIVRKSLEEPLRQIANNAGVEGSVVVNAVREGKDNYGYNAATNEYGDMVKFGVVDPAKVTKSALRNAASVASMMLTTEAIITEIPEPKSAPAGGPGGMGGMEDMY from the coding sequence ATGGCCAAGTCCATCATCTATGCCGAAGATGCCCGTCAGGCGATCCTGCGCGGCGTGAACAAGCTCGCCGACGCGGTGCAGGTCACCCTCGGCCCCAAGGGCCGCAACGTCCTCATCGAGAAGAAGTTCGGTTCCCCGCTCATGACCAAGGACGGCGTCACCGTCGCCAAGGAGATCGAGCTCAAGGACAAGCACGAGAACATGGGCGCCCAGCTCGTGCGTGAGGTCGCCTCCAAGACCTCCGACATCGCCGGCGACGGCACCACCACCGCCACCGTGCTGGCCCGCGCCATCTACCGCGAGGGCATCAAGGCCGTCGTGAGCGGCGCCAACACCATGGAGATCAAGAAGGGCATCGACCTCGCCGTCGACACCGTCGTGGCCGCCATCGACGAGATCAAGAAGCCCGTCGAAGGCAACGCCATCGCCCAGGTCGGCACCATCTCCGCCAACGGCGATGCCGAGATCGGCAAGATCATCGCCGAGGCCATGGCCAAGGTGGGCAAGGACGGCGTCATCACGGTGGAAGAGGCCAAGGGCCGCGACACCGAGCTGAACGTGGTCGAGGGCATGCAGTTCGACCGCGGCTACCTCAGCCCCTACTTCGTGACCAACCCCGACCAGATGAAGGTCGAGCTGGAGAACCCCTACATCCTCGCCTACGAGAAGAAGGTCTCCAACATGCGCGACCTCCTGCCCCTTCTGGAGCAGGTCGTCAACAGCCGCCGCCCCCTGCTGATCATCGCCGAGGACGTGGACGGCGAGGCGCTGGCCACCCTCGTGGTGAACAAGATCCGCGGCACCCTGAACGTGGCTGCCGTGAAGGCCCCCGGCTTCGGTGACCGCCGCAAGGCCATGCTGGAGGACATCGCCGTCCTGACCGGGGGCAAGGCCATCAGCGAGGACCTGGGCCTCAAGCTCGAGAACCTCACGCTGGCCGACCTCGGCAGCGCCAAGAAGATCGTCATCGACAAGGAGAACACCACCATCGTCGAGGGCGCCGGCGCCAGCGAGGCCATTCAGGGCCGCGTGAAGCAGATCCGCGCCCAGGTCGAGGTCTCCACCAGCGACTACGACAAGGAGAAGCTGCAGGAGCGCCTGGCCAAGCTCGTGGGCGGCGTCGCCGTCATCAAGGTGGGCGCGGCTTCCGAGACCGAGATGAAGGAGAAGAAGGCCCGCGTGGAAGACGCCATGCACGCCACCAAGGCCGCCGTCGAGGACGGCATCGTGGCCGGCGGCGGCGTCGCGCTGCTCCGCAGCCTGACCAAGCTCGCCACCCTGAAGCTCACCGGCGACCAGGCCACCGGCGTGGACATCGTCCGCAAGTCCCTGGAGGAGCCCCTCCGCCAGATCGCCAACAACGCCGGCGTCGAAGGCTCCGTGGTCGTCAACGCCGTCCGCGAGGGCAAGGATAACTACGGCTACAACGCCGCCACCAACGAGTACGGCGACATGGTCAAGTTCGGCGTGGTGGATCCCGCCAAGGTGACCAAGTCCGCCCTGCGCAACGCGGCTTCCGTCGCCTCGATGATGCTGACCACCGAAGCCATCATCACCGAGATCCCCGAGCCCAAGTCCGCGCCTGCCGGCGGCCCCGGTGGCATGGGCGGCATGGAAGACATGTACTAA
- a CDS encoding tetratricopeptide repeat protein yields MRDPEPVDPSAPSPDDTVRLSAGAPADPYATQRLNLSNDLGIDASQKLPAGKSMAASDQTLKMTRPKMGEPPLRVQRVDQPTGAEGQTQDQPLRPAAPAPFGWRWSLGLGALVVLGAAGFLVFSKGPVPPPTRPTAGPDVGARETTGTAGALPPDVQAYLEQAKAGDTHAMRMLGAMYLQGLNVPKDREKGLYWYRKAAEMGSDAARSELNQIEGGR; encoded by the coding sequence ATGCGCGACCCCGAGCCTGTCGATCCCTCCGCGCCGTCACCCGATGACACGGTTCGTCTGTCCGCCGGGGCGCCGGCCGATCCCTATGCCACCCAGCGGCTCAACCTGTCGAATGACTTGGGGATCGACGCCAGCCAAAAGCTCCCGGCGGGGAAGTCGATGGCAGCCTCCGATCAGACCCTGAAGATGACTCGCCCCAAGATGGGCGAACCTCCCCTCCGCGTGCAGCGGGTGGATCAACCGACCGGAGCGGAAGGGCAGACGCAGGATCAGCCGCTTCGCCCCGCGGCCCCGGCCCCCTTCGGTTGGAGGTGGTCCCTCGGTCTTGGCGCCCTGGTGGTGTTGGGAGCGGCAGGCTTCCTGGTGTTCTCCAAGGGACCGGTCCCTCCCCCCACGCGCCCCACGGCCGGGCCTGACGTCGGCGCGCGGGAGACGACCGGCACGGCCGGGGCCCTGCCACCGGACGTCCAGGCCTACCTGGAGCAGGCCAAGGCCGGAGACACCCACGCCATGCGCATGCTCGGCGCCATGTACCTGCAGGGCCTCAACGTCCCCAAGGATCGCGAGAAGGGGCTCTACTGGTACCGGAAGGCCGCGGAAATGGGCAGCGACGCGGCCCGGTCGGAACTGAACCAGATCGAGGGCGGCCGCTGA
- the lipA gene encoding lipoyl synthase encodes MARPPVLPGPRPDWLKIRIPAPEVVAEVEGLIREQRLVTVCEEARCPNLHECWGIHRTATFMLMGDICTRHCGFCNVGKGRPGELDPQEPQRVAEAVARLGLRFAVVTSVNRDDLSDGGSTHFAQTIQWIRSLTPHSGIEVLIPDFRGSEAALRTVLEARPDVLNHNVETVPHLYKRVRPDADYGQSLELLRRTATWRDQHAPTLRVKSGIMVGLGETAEQVLELMADWRESRVDVATIGQYLPPSEHHLPLHRFVEPAEFDLYRRKGLEMGFQRVESGPLVRSSYHAGDSYGGPEAPVAE; translated from the coding sequence ATGGCCCGCCCCCCCGTCCTCCCCGGCCCCCGTCCCGACTGGCTGAAGATCCGCATTCCGGCCCCGGAAGTGGTGGCCGAGGTCGAGGGACTCATCCGGGAGCAGCGGCTGGTGACGGTCTGCGAGGAGGCCCGCTGCCCCAACCTGCATGAGTGCTGGGGCATCCACCGCACCGCCACCTTCATGCTCATGGGTGACATCTGCACCCGCCACTGCGGGTTCTGCAACGTGGGCAAGGGGCGCCCTGGCGAGCTGGATCCCCAGGAACCCCAGCGGGTGGCCGAAGCCGTGGCGCGCCTGGGCCTGCGGTTCGCCGTGGTCACCTCGGTGAACCGGGACGACCTTTCGGACGGAGGTTCGACCCACTTCGCGCAGACCATCCAGTGGATCCGCAGCCTCACCCCCCATAGCGGCATCGAGGTGCTCATCCCGGATTTCCGGGGCAGCGAGGCGGCGCTGCGAACCGTGCTGGAGGCCCGGCCGGACGTGCTCAACCACAATGTGGAGACCGTACCCCATCTCTACAAGCGGGTGCGCCCGGACGCCGACTACGGACAGAGCCTGGAGCTGCTGCGTCGGACGGCCACGTGGCGGGACCAGCATGCTCCCACCCTGCGCGTGAAGAGCGGCATCATGGTGGGTCTGGGGGAGACGGCCGAGCAGGTGCTGGAGCTGATGGCCGACTGGCGGGAAAGCCGCGTGGACGTGGCCACCATCGGCCAGTACCTCCCGCCTTCCGAGCACCACCTTCCCCTGCACCGGTTCGTGGAGCCGGCCGAGTTCGATCTCTACCGGCGAAAGGGCCTGGAGATGGGCTTCCAGCGCGTGGAATCCGGGCCCCTGGTGCGCTCCAGCTATCACGCTGGAGACAGCTACGGGGGCCCGGAGGCCCCCGTAGCGGAGTGA
- a CDS encoding segregation and condensation protein A, protein MTDTPQEVPESVAEALPAPEAPRTFESPKGFETKFRGLALHLTAFEGPLDLLMHLIQEQKLDILNLPMAQVTQQYMDYLRLMEELNLEIAAEFVAMAAQLLQIKSRLMLPRPPEACGEEDPREALVQRLLDYQQVKAAAAQLSDRESDWQKIAFAPGIDLEDHKRVEDEPIRATLFDLLGAYREALKRLMPPPPVEVRTQPKSLEQRVMEVMRDLQDGLWKPFQGLLGQARTRDELVLTFLALLELVRTGRIALVQGETFGEIRVKAAEAA, encoded by the coding sequence ATGACCGACACCCCGCAGGAAGTCCCAGAATCCGTGGCTGAAGCCCTGCCCGCGCCGGAGGCCCCCAGGACCTTCGAGTCCCCCAAGGGCTTCGAGACGAAGTTCCGGGGATTGGCCCTGCACCTCACCGCCTTCGAAGGGCCCCTGGACCTGCTGATGCACCTCATCCAGGAGCAGAAGCTGGACATCCTGAACCTCCCCATGGCCCAGGTCACCCAGCAGTACATGGACTACCTGCGGCTTATGGAGGAGCTGAACCTGGAGATCGCGGCGGAGTTCGTGGCCATGGCCGCGCAGCTGCTCCAGATCAAGTCGCGGCTGATGCTGCCCCGCCCGCCAGAGGCCTGCGGTGAGGAGGATCCCCGCGAGGCCCTGGTGCAGCGCCTGCTGGACTACCAGCAGGTGAAGGCCGCCGCCGCCCAGCTATCGGACCGCGAGTCCGACTGGCAGAAGATCGCCTTTGCGCCGGGAATCGACCTGGAGGACCACAAGCGCGTGGAGGACGAGCCCATCCGCGCCACCCTCTTCGATCTGCTGGGCGCCTACCGCGAGGCCCTGAAGCGGCTGATGCCGCCGCCGCCCGTGGAGGTCCGCACCCAACCCAAGTCCCTCGAACAGCGGGTGATGGAGGTGATGCGGGACCTGCAGGATGGCCTCTGGAAGCCCTTCCAGGGACTGCTGGGCCAGGCGCGCACCCGCGACGAGCTGGTGCTCACCTTCCTCGCGCTCCTGGAGCTGGTCCGCACGGGCCGCATCGCCCTGGTCCAGGGCGAGACTTTCGGCGAGATCCGGGTCAAGGCCGCCGAGGCCGCGTGA
- the uvrC gene encoding excinuclease ABC subunit UvrC, with translation MSRIPVAAVRTNLEKSPFLKRKLGDLPLRPGCYLYRDEGGNLLYVGKAKVLRNRVKSYFQQKRLDAKTRRLVARIWDIELIVCETELEALVLENNLIKEHLPPFNILLKDDKSYPYVKLTWKEAFPKVFVTRKVRKDGSLYFGPFFPASTAYRTAELVYRFFQIRDCDIDIDGKRGRACLKYQLHRCTAPCIAAVGQEAYREQAREARLFLEGKRDELKARLEAAMWKAAEAAAFEQAAQHRDALQQVDAWFTRQKAASADLDDTDVYGSAVLDGRACVHRLMLREGRMVGRQEYLLDDVETFDGAVLAQVLQRVYSADPVPARILAEVQPEDAELLGEWLASMRGTKTRIHVPQKGEKVELLTMAQENARLALERKFEPARLNEAVLEGLQAFLGLSHLPRRLECFDISHGQGREVVASCVVFSDGVPDKARYRRFKMTNEQNDDFANMQEAVTRRYRRMKDEGQEFPNLVLIDGGLGQLHAAEAALRELGLEHLELASLAKKEELVFRPGSSEPLKIPKSSPVLQLLQRIRDEAHRFAITYHRALRAKRTLQTELTQIPGIGQVTAKKLLQTFGSATKVREASPSELADAIGVAASRKVLAWRETPVDGAK, from the coding sequence TTGAGCCGGATCCCCGTGGCCGCCGTCCGCACCAACCTCGAGAAGTCTCCTTTCCTGAAACGGAAGCTGGGGGATCTGCCCCTGCGTCCCGGCTGCTATCTCTACCGCGACGAGGGCGGAAACCTCCTCTACGTGGGCAAAGCCAAGGTGCTGCGCAACCGCGTGAAATCCTACTTCCAGCAGAAGCGGCTGGACGCCAAGACGCGGCGCCTGGTGGCGCGGATCTGGGACATCGAGCTCATCGTCTGCGAAACGGAACTCGAGGCCCTTGTCCTCGAGAACAACCTCATCAAGGAGCACCTGCCGCCCTTCAACATCCTGCTCAAGGACGACAAGAGCTACCCCTACGTGAAGCTCACGTGGAAGGAGGCCTTCCCCAAGGTCTTCGTCACGCGCAAGGTGCGCAAGGACGGCAGCCTCTACTTCGGCCCCTTCTTTCCCGCCAGCACCGCCTACCGAACGGCGGAGCTGGTGTACCGCTTCTTCCAGATCCGGGACTGCGACATCGACATCGATGGCAAGCGGGGCCGGGCCTGCCTCAAATACCAGCTGCACCGCTGCACGGCCCCCTGCATTGCCGCCGTGGGGCAGGAAGCCTACCGCGAGCAGGCCAGGGAGGCGCGGCTGTTCCTGGAGGGCAAACGCGACGAGCTGAAGGCCCGGCTGGAGGCGGCCATGTGGAAGGCCGCGGAGGCCGCCGCCTTCGAGCAGGCGGCCCAGCACCGCGATGCCCTGCAGCAAGTGGATGCCTGGTTCACCCGCCAGAAGGCCGCCAGCGCGGACCTGGACGACACGGATGTCTACGGCTCCGCGGTGCTCGACGGCCGGGCCTGCGTCCATCGGCTGATGTTGCGGGAGGGCCGCATGGTGGGCCGCCAGGAATACTTGCTGGACGATGTCGAAACCTTCGATGGCGCCGTGCTGGCCCAGGTGCTCCAGCGGGTCTACAGTGCCGATCCCGTGCCCGCCCGGATCCTGGCGGAGGTGCAGCCCGAGGATGCTGAGCTGCTGGGCGAGTGGCTGGCCTCCATGCGGGGGACCAAGACCCGCATCCACGTCCCACAGAAGGGGGAGAAGGTCGAGCTGCTCACCATGGCCCAGGAGAACGCCCGCCTGGCCCTGGAGCGCAAGTTCGAGCCGGCCCGCCTGAACGAGGCGGTGCTGGAGGGCCTGCAGGCCTTCCTGGGCCTGAGCCACCTGCCCCGCCGCCTGGAGTGCTTCGACATCAGCCACGGCCAGGGTCGCGAGGTCGTGGCCAGCTGTGTGGTCTTCAGCGATGGCGTGCCCGACAAGGCCCGCTACCGCCGCTTCAAGATGACCAACGAACAGAACGACGACTTCGCCAACATGCAGGAGGCCGTGACGCGCCGCTACCGGCGGATGAAAGACGAAGGCCAGGAGTTCCCCAACCTGGTGCTCATCGATGGCGGACTGGGCCAGCTGCACGCTGCCGAGGCCGCGCTGAGAGAGCTCGGCCTTGAACACCTGGAATTGGCCAGCCTCGCCAAGAAGGAGGAGCTGGTCTTCCGGCCCGGTTCCAGCGAACCGCTGAAAATCCCGAAATCCTCACCCGTGCTGCAGCTGCTGCAGCGCATCCGCGACGAGGCCCACCGCTTCGCCATCACCTACCACCGGGCCCTGCGGGCCAAGCGCACCCTCCAGACCGAGCTGACGCAGATCCCAGGCATCGGCCAAGTCACGGCGAAGAAGCTGCTGCAGACCTTCGGCAGTGCCACCAAGGTCCGGGAGGCCTCTCCGTCCGAGCTGGCGGATGCCATCGGGGTCGCGGCTTCACGGAAGGTGCTGGCCTGGCGTGAGACCCCGGTGGACGGGGCCAAGTGA
- a CDS encoding sensor histidine kinase translates to MRTRIGTRLILGAGLATALVIGGMSVTVLRSHTAQLLAERTRSADQLSETIKSATHFDMLENRRENLHRQIRGVGGLQDEGIRKVRVFNKEGRIMFSSASEEIGTSLDPRGEACYACHAEGRPLERLDIQARARTFRAADGTRVLGVINPIPNEASCSTAACHAHNAKQSLLGVLDVNVSLAEVDREIAHSRLVITASAVLAILAGSSMLWWLNRRLVVRPVAALVEGTRRVMEGDLGVTIPVSGRHELGVLARAFNEMTQTLADTQRQLTQADKLASVGRLAAGVAHEINNPLTGVLSYASLLRKRMEHDVPACEDLDVIVRETVRCRGIIRELLDFARPAAPARKPMDLNEVVRRSVSVVMTQLSLNQVNLSLDLTADLPQVQADPNQIQQVVVNLLLNAADAIGADGGQIRAITRSGASNAIEFLLEDSGRGISAEDLPRIFEPFFTTKGNHGTGLGLAVSWGIVEAHGGSLEVQSQPGQGTCFTLRLPTVIGTDGGTPNIPTLT, encoded by the coding sequence ATGCGTACCCGCATCGGCACCCGTCTGATCCTCGGCGCCGGCCTCGCGACGGCGCTGGTGATCGGGGGCATGTCCGTGACCGTCCTCCGATCCCACACAGCCCAGTTGCTCGCGGAACGGACCCGGAGCGCCGATCAGCTGAGCGAAACGATCAAGAGCGCCACCCACTTCGACATGCTGGAGAACCGGCGGGAGAACCTGCACCGCCAGATCCGGGGCGTGGGTGGCCTGCAGGATGAGGGCATCCGCAAGGTCCGCGTCTTCAACAAGGAGGGGCGGATCATGTTCTCCTCGGCCAGCGAGGAGATCGGCACCAGCCTGGATCCCAGGGGCGAGGCCTGCTACGCCTGCCATGCGGAGGGGCGTCCCCTTGAGCGCCTGGACATCCAGGCCCGGGCCCGGACCTTCCGGGCCGCGGATGGGACCCGCGTCCTCGGCGTCATCAACCCCATCCCCAATGAGGCATCCTGTTCCACGGCGGCCTGCCACGCCCACAACGCCAAGCAGAGCCTCCTTGGCGTGCTGGACGTGAACGTTTCCCTGGCGGAGGTGGATCGGGAGATCGCCCACAGCCGCCTCGTGATCACGGCCTCCGCCGTCCTGGCCATCCTGGCCGGCAGTTCCATGCTCTGGTGGCTCAACCGCCGCCTGGTGGTCCGTCCGGTGGCGGCCCTGGTCGAGGGCACCCGCCGCGTCATGGAGGGCGATCTGGGCGTCACCATCCCCGTCAGCGGACGGCACGAGCTGGGAGTTCTCGCCCGGGCCTTCAACGAGATGACCCAGACGCTGGCGGATACCCAGCGCCAGCTGACCCAGGCCGACAAGCTCGCCTCCGTCGGCCGGCTGGCCGCCGGCGTGGCCCATGAGATCAACAACCCGCTGACCGGCGTGCTGAGCTATGCCTCCCTGCTGCGCAAGCGCATGGAGCATGACGTGCCGGCCTGCGAGGACCTGGACGTGATCGTGCGGGAGACGGTTCGCTGCCGCGGCATCATCCGCGAGCTCCTGGACTTCGCCCGGCCGGCTGCGCCAGCCCGGAAACCCATGGACCTCAACGAGGTGGTGCGGAGATCGGTATCGGTGGTGATGACCCAGCTGAGCCTGAACCAGGTGAACCTGTCCCTGGATCTGACGGCCGATCTGCCCCAGGTCCAGGCGGACCCGAACCAGATCCAGCAGGTGGTCGTGAACCTGCTGCTGAACGCGGCGGACGCCATCGGAGCCGACGGCGGCCAGATCCGGGCCATCACGCGGTCTGGGGCCTCCAACGCCATCGAATTCCTGCTGGAGGACAGTGGGCGGGGGATCTCCGCCGAGGACCTGCCCAGGATCTTCGAACCCTTCTTCACCACCAAGGGCAACCACGGCACGGGTCTGGGGTTGGCGGTCAGCTGGGGCATCGTGGAGGCCCACGGTGGCTCGCTGGAAGTCCAGAGCCAGCCCGGTCAGGGCACCTGCTTCACCCTTCGCCTGCCGACGGTCATCGGGACCGACGGCGGAACACCGAACATTCCCACCCTCACCTAG
- the nrfD gene encoding NrfD/PsrC family molybdoenzyme membrane anchor subunit, which translates to MNSTATLASRRFRPGFWTAVFVVTFLAFAIVTVLRFTKGLGAVTNLSDQFPWGLWIGFDLLCGVGLAAGAFTLTAIVHLFNLKRFEPIVRPTLLTGFLGYGFVIVALLLDLGQPWRIWHAMVYWNPHSVMFEVAWCVMLYTTVLALEFSPIVFERFGLHAPARLIHKFITPLVVLGVILSTLHQSSLGTVYLIVPSKLHSLWYSPLLPLHFYISAIGAGIGMVILESYLSKRAFGRHLEMDLLEPLARGMVVALGIYGLMRIQAIYRNHAFGTLLDFGYEGRMFLLEFVMGVILPVVLMSFRRLRSNPDWLVGGAFLAVMGFVMNRLNVSITGMEAASGIRYIPSAMEIIVSVGLVATGMAVFAFAVRNLRIFPEGPVTESQVPEEGA; encoded by the coding sequence ATGAACAGCACCGCCACGCTTGCTTCCCGCCGGTTCCGGCCCGGATTCTGGACGGCCGTCTTCGTCGTGACCTTCCTGGCCTTCGCCATCGTCACGGTGCTGCGCTTCACCAAGGGGCTCGGGGCCGTGACCAACCTGAGCGACCAGTTCCCCTGGGGGCTCTGGATCGGCTTCGATCTGCTCTGCGGCGTGGGACTGGCCGCGGGGGCCTTCACCCTCACTGCCATCGTCCACCTGTTCAACCTCAAGCGCTTCGAGCCCATCGTCCGCCCCACGCTGCTCACGGGCTTCCTCGGCTACGGCTTCGTGATCGTGGCCCTGCTGCTGGATCTTGGGCAGCCCTGGCGCATCTGGCACGCCATGGTCTATTGGAACCCCCACTCCGTCATGTTCGAAGTGGCCTGGTGCGTCATGCTCTACACGACGGTGCTGGCGCTGGAGTTCTCGCCCATCGTCTTTGAACGCTTTGGCCTCCATGCCCCGGCACGGCTCATCCACAAGTTCATCACGCCCCTGGTGGTTCTCGGCGTGATCCTGTCGACCCTGCACCAGTCCTCCCTGGGCACGGTCTACCTGATCGTCCCGAGCAAGCTGCACTCCCTCTGGTACTCCCCACTGCTGCCGCTGCACTTCTACATCTCGGCCATCGGCGCGGGCATCGGCATGGTGATCCTGGAGTCCTACCTCAGCAAGCGGGCCTTTGGCCGACACCTGGAAATGGACCTGCTGGAGCCCCTGGCCCGCGGCATGGTGGTGGCCCTGGGCATCTATGGACTCATGCGGATCCAGGCCATCTACCGGAATCACGCATTCGGCACCCTTCTCGATTTCGGGTATGAAGGCCGGATGTTCCTCCTCGAGTTCGTCATGGGCGTGATCCTCCCGGTGGTGCTGATGTCCTTCCGCCGGCTGCGGAGCAACCCTGATTGGCTGGTGGGCGGGGCCTTCCTGGCGGTGATGGGCTTCGTCATGAACCGTCTGAACGTCAGCATCACGGGCATGGAAGCCGCCTCGGGGATCCGCTACATCCCCTCGGCCATGGAGATCATCGTCTCCGTGGGCCTAGTGGCCACGGGCATGGCGGTATTCGCCTTCGCCGTGCGCAACCTGCGCATCTTCCCAGAGGGTCCCGTGACGGAATCCCAAGTTCCGGAAGAGGGAGCCTGA
- a CDS encoding 4Fe-4S dicluster domain-containing protein, which produces MGMGLLIDATRCIGCGACSSACKEQNKLPAKVEEVLTAYTWTTVQEREGLNVRRLCMHCEVPTCASVCPVAALKKTPEGPVVYDSERCMGCRYCMMACPYEIPKYQWDRPVPVIGKCIMCAGRVKDGQPTACAAACPAEATTFGKKEDLIWEARTRIRSKPGAYVDHIYGLAETGGTSVLMISNVPFEKLGMKTNLPSDPPAQRTWQVLSNIPNFVGVWGAFLFGVHWITARRDDVAKAEHHTNGRGDRS; this is translated from the coding sequence ATGGGCATGGGCCTTCTCATTGACGCCACGCGCTGTATCGGTTGCGGCGCTTGCAGCTCCGCATGCAAGGAGCAGAACAAGCTACCGGCCAAGGTAGAGGAGGTATTGACGGCCTACACCTGGACCACGGTCCAGGAGCGAGAGGGCCTCAACGTCCGCCGCCTCTGCATGCACTGCGAAGTGCCGACCTGCGCTTCCGTGTGTCCGGTGGCGGCGCTGAAGAAGACGCCCGAAGGCCCGGTGGTGTATGACAGCGAGCGTTGCATGGGCTGCCGCTACTGCATGATGGCGTGCCCCTATGAGATCCCGAAGTACCAGTGGGACCGTCCCGTGCCCGTCATCGGCAAGTGCATCATGTGCGCCGGCCGGGTCAAGGATGGGCAGCCCACGGCCTGCGCAGCGGCCTGCCCGGCGGAAGCCACCACCTTCGGCAAGAAGGAGGATCTGATCTGGGAGGCGCGGACCCGAATCCGGTCGAAGCCCGGTGCCTACGTGGATCACATCTATGGCCTCGCAGAAACGGGCGGGACCTCGGTGCTGATGATCTCCAACGTCCCCTTCGAGAAACTGGGGATGAAGACCAACCTCCCGTCGGATCCACCGGCCCAGCGGACCTGGCAGGTGCTCTCCAACATTCCCAATTTCGTAGGCGTCTGGGGCGCGTTCCTCTTCGGCGTCCATTGGATCACCGCCCGCCGCGACGACGTGGCCAAGGCTGAACACCATACCAACGGACGGGGAGACCGGTCATGA